One segment of Tepidimicrobium xylanilyticum DNA contains the following:
- a CDS encoding LysR family transcriptional regulator substrate-binding protein, with protein sequence MPKYGNLDLALTVKPNDQNRLRYIHLIKENLIVIVNKNNPLSKKKSIKFEDLRGQKFIFLADAFRMQDMLINNLHKAGIKPDVYYKSSHDLKLVYDLVELNKGIFIFVED encoded by the coding sequence GTGCCAAAGTATGGAAATTTAGATTTAGCTCTGACTGTTAAACCCAATGATCAAAACAGGCTTAGATATATACATTTAATAAAGGAAAACCTAATAGTAATAGTGAACAAGAATAATCCTTTATCAAAGAAAAAAAGTATTAAATTTGAAGATTTAAGAGGGCAAAAATTTATATTTTTAGCAGATGCCTTCCGTATGCAGGATATGCTTATAAATAACTTACACAAAGCAGGAATTAAGCCAGATGTATATTATAAATCTAGTCATGATTTAAAGTTAGTTTATGATTTAGTGGAATTAAACAAAGGAATATTTATATTTGTAGAAGATTAA